The DNA segment cgcctgtagtcccagctactctggaggctgaggcaggagaatggcgcaatcccgggaggcggagcttgcagtgagctgagatccggccactgcactccagcctgggcgacagagcgagactccgtctcaaaaaaaaaaaagcacagcagGGGAAGGGCTGGGGAACTCAGATATACTGACAAGTCAGACTGAGATCAGAACTTCTACTCTTACATGTTTAATACCAAACATAAAGCAAAAACGTTCGTCATCTAGAGTACTATATTCCAGCCCTATCTCAAATGCAGGAATGGGGCTCTATCTGGTATCTAGAGGATGAtcacaggaaagaaaatgaggacAGAGGCATCTGGTATCTTCCAAAAGTGGTACAAAACCCCCACCTGTCATGTCATAAAGCTCCCTATCTGATGCGGTGGCCTGCCTCCAAGAGAAAGCCAAAAGGAACAGACCAGTAAGAGGGGTCCAGGgtgctttttctatttcattcGCTCCTCTTATTTGCTAAGGAGCtctaataatgaaaagaaatggtTCCTAGAAGAGAAGGAATAAATCCCCAGAGAGCTGCTGGGGCATACCAATAAAAACTGGGAGAAACAAAGACTGATAGCAGAGAAGGCCAATACTGCTGCTGAAGTTTGTCAGCCTAAATCCGTGGAAGAGCCAGGATTGTACTGCTCTGTCCGGTAAGAGGAGTGTCTGGGTCCTGTATGACCCTTCCAACTCTTGACTTAAATGTACCATCTAAAAACGTGTCTATCTCTACCCCTAGGCTTCTTAGCTCTTCAGTCATCCTCATCATCCTCAATCTGAAATCGTTTCTTCTTTTGGATTCTTGGAGCTGCCAACTCTGGTGCTGTGGGAACAACAggggtgagaaagagagagaatatctAAATATGTTAAGGGGTAAGGAGGTGGTAGAGTTTGTCTTCAGgattagagaagaaaaagaaggtcCATCCAATTCCCTACCTCTGTTTCTGCCCTCATCTTCCTGTTCCTCGTCACTGTCCAGCAACTGTCGCTTCTTGGGTGCTGTCTTCAGCTGCTCTTTACCAACAGTGTCTTCCTCTGCAATGACCATAAATAATGACACAAAATCAGGAACTCAGTCCTCATATTCTCAATATACCTTTCCTGCCCTCTAGACCAACATGGCTGACACGTTAATACTCAGAAGATGGCTGTCGCACTATTACCCTCTGGGGACGCCAGGCCTTTCTTCTTGTGGGTTAGCAAGAGGGCCCTCAGGGCTTGTGGTCGGTGCTCTTTACAGTGCTCCTCATCAGAGCCTTCCTCTCCAGGGACTTCAGGCTGTAGCTCTGGCTGCAGCTTCTGTTCCTCCTCTGGTTGATTCAAAGAAGCTGCTACCCTCCGGAGCTGGGTAGGACTCAGCTTGGCTGGAATTCGCCAGAAGGTTTCCTACAGGGGCCAAGAAGTTGAAAAGGGAAAGGACCAGCCTCTTGTTCCCCAGTTTGATATTCATTGAATATATATGACCCAGCATTGGTGAAGATCCACAAGGGTTGTGAACTCTACTTAATACTTATTTATCCAATATATAAccaatgcctagcacagtgcctgctaCATTAGGAGGTTCCCAGTAAGTAtaggtttttttggttgttcttttttttttaaatgagaaggggtctgcctctgtcactcgggctgaagtgcagtggcacaagtaTAGTCCACTGtagtctcaatctcttgggctcaagctatcctcccgcctcagcctctcaagtagctaggaccacaggggTGCCATGATGCCACCATGATGCCCAACTGCttcataattttttgtagaaacagggtcttgctgtgttgcccaggccagtctcaaatgatcctcccacctcagcctcccaaagtgctgcaattacaggcatgagccattacacctggctataGTTgttaactgaataaataaataaacaaatcctGGGGATGTAAAGGTGAATCGGGTATGATCCTCGCTCTCAAATAACTCAAATCCAatgggaaaaataacaaatgtgcCGTAAtatcacaggatttttttttttttttttttgaggcagaatctcactctgtcacccaggctggagtaccatggCAAAGTGATaaaagctcactgcaacctcaccctcccgggttcaagcaattctcctgcctcagcctcccaagtagctgggactacaggcacctaccaccacaccaggctaagttttgtatttctagtagagacagggttttgccatgttggccaggctggtcttgaactcctgacctcagttaatccgcctgcctcggcctcccaaagtgctggggttacaggcgtgagccatcgtacCTGGCAGATTCCACAGGACTGAGGCTGCATCAGGGGAATGAACAAATCACAACTGCAAAAGTGATTATTTTTACTTCAGGGGTTGAAAGAATGACAGGGACTGCTTCTCTGACAAGGTGACAATTGAGCAGACTCTTGAAGACTGCGTAGAGGTCCATCAGTAAGACAGATGGAGTGGGTGTGTGTCACCTTGTGTGCACGGTTGCAGCCTTCCACAGAGGGACAGGCATGATTAGCCATTTGGAGGCATGAAAAAGCCTACCAGGGTGACGATGATGTAAAGTTGGTGTGTGAGTGGTGTGGCTGTGAGGCTGCAAAGGTTGGCCAAGGATGGGCATGCCATTTGGAGTTTGTGGATTCTGTCCTGCAAGCAGTAAGGAATCATCAAGGGCTCTGGACAGGGCACTTGACCCTCCATATCCAGAAGTTCTGAATCTGTGGATTCAAAACACTGTAAATcgacaatattaaaaaaaaaaattaactataaaaaataacaacataacATTACACAATAAtacacagcctgggcaacatggcataaccccatctctacaaaaaatacaaaaagttagctgggagtggtgacataggcctgtagtcccagctgctcaggaggctgaggtgggaggatcacctgagcctaggaggttgaggcaaaagtgagccgagactgagtcactgcactccagcctgggcaatggagtgagactctgtctgtctgtctgtctctctctatgtatatgtatatatatttaaaatacagtataacaattatttacctaacatttacattgtatagGTATTATATGTAATCTagaaatgacttaaagtatacaggaggatgtaaCTAGGTTATTCACAAATACTACAaaaagggacttgagcatctgtagattttggtatctgtgggcaggggggtcctggaaccaatccctccTCAGATTCCCGCCAAGATACTAAGGGACAACTGTAatcaaaactatattttaaaaaggtaaatctGGGGGCAGTCTGGAAGATGGATTTAGGGGAAGGGGAGAttagagagaggaaaagaagactaGCAGAATGGTTGCTGCAGGAATCTTGGTCAGAGATGACAAGGCAATGAGGAGGATTGAGATGACAATGAGGATGATAAGGAAGACCACCATGACAGTGAGGAGGACCATGGTGGCGACtacagtgaggaggaggaggaggagatgtatttggaaataggactAACACGCCTTGGGTGACACTCTAACTGGCATATTTACCTGCTCAGAGGCGGGGGGCCGAACCCCTAGCTTGCGCAACAGCTGCTGAAACTGTTCATTCTCCATGGCTTCCTCATTTTCCTCTGTGAGTGGCACCAATGGAACTGCCTGGGAGCAGCCTAAGACAGGGTCAACGGTCATATGGTGAAGATATAAGAGAAGAACTGGTCCTCCATCCCATGACCAGGTAGGTCTCCAATAGCCTCCAGGGCTCTCCTAAAAGCGTCATCTGTCCACTCACCATCCTCTTCCCGATCATCTGCTGCTCGGATCAGGCAGTGCTGGAGCCACAGGAGCGGGGTAGAAAAGCCTAAGGAAACGAGGGAAACTTACATGTGACCCTACTCCCAAGCCCTCCACCTGAGACACCTCTCCCAGCCAAAGTCCTCACCTTCCTGATGCAGGCTTTGACCAAGGTTTTCAGTTGAAAGGACTAAGCTACCCTGGACTTCTTCTGCCTCTGAGCTCCCTTCTTCATCCTCCTCGCTGTCTTCCTCAGGCagcttttcctcttcttccagaTCTTCCTGGCAAAAATCTTTCAGGGACTCCGCTCCATTTGGCTAAAATTCattgggggttgggggaatgAAAATGAAGGCAACACAAGGAACTTAGTGGAGTCTCCTGGTTCCTGACCCCTCCCCGCACCGCACCCGCTCTCTGAGAAGGACCTGGTCAGAACAGCCTCAGGCAGGAAGAATGTGGGTGGACTGCTCCTAAGGAGCATTTCAAGGGGAGCGGGCCCATGCCAGCAGAGCCAGGGTCAGACTGTTACCAAGATGGAGGATGCCAACTTTTTCCGCCGTTTCTTGTACAGCTCCCGCCGCTCAGCCACCAGCCCCAGAGCCAAGAGTTTATCCACTATTCGGGCCCGTGAGCGTTTGGCTGTGATATTCTTCATGATATGACCCAGGACATCTATAAAAAGCGAGCATGTGAATACCCAAGGGCAACAGGGGAAAGAGatgagtaaaataaataagaGGTCTCTGGAAAGAGGGTAGCTCAATTCATCCAAAAATGACCCTTACAAATATAGTAAGTGAACAGAAGGGATGGGAGAATCTTTCCTTGGGAATAAAAGACAGCCCCAAAAGAAATGGATAGCTTGGCTTTCATCTCAAAGGTCCCCTGAGTTCCACTTCACTCACCATCCGAGTCCTGGAATTCCTCAAAAAGCCGCTGCAGCTCCAACTCCTGATCCCCCGTCCACAGTACAATATGGGTTCCTTTCCTGATTAGGAAGGTGTCAGTGGAAGAGGAAGCCCAGGAAGTGAACACGCGTCCCTATCCCAATAGCCTCCAAAGCATGCGCCTCTCTACCTTTGGAAGTCTTTGACACTGTCAGCCAGTCCCAGCTGTACCAGATGGTGGATGATCTGCTTGCGTGTTCGAGGAACAGTATTCAGGTGGGCCAAGATGGCTTCCACCACATCCTGCCCTGGCATGGGAAAtgactgaggcagtaaagaagGTCCTGCAGCTCAGGCTGCCCTCCTCACAAACTTTCCAGATCTCAAGGCCTCTCACCTTCCACGTCCTTATGGGCGAGGTACAGCTCCCGAAGACGAGCCTCTTCTTCGGGGCTCCATGTAGGCGCTCTGCGACTCGAAGACCTGAATGgtgaaaggagaaagggagcaTATAGGTTCTTGGCCCAAAAAGAGGAGACCAAAGGCCTTCTCTGATCAGTTCTGAAAGGAACAGGAAGGACGAGGCAGGTAACTGAAAGAGGCCAGCCGAGAGAGGCCTACAGTGTGCCTCCTTCCCCTCACTTTCCTTCCACGTAAGAACCTAAAAGTCAAACAAAGAGATTTTCCAGGTTGGGCCAGTGGAACCCTGACCATTCTGACTCCAGGGGCTAAGAATATTATGGGAAAAAGAGACTAAGTGTGAAAGGAGAGGGGCTGAGACATTAAGGGAAAGAAGACAAACATTTCTACAAATCCTCATGGTTTCCCAGCACGTTTTGGGAGAGGTCGCACACGGACTCTCTCCGGGCAACCACCCAGCTCCCAACAGTGACCACCTCTACGGAGGCTGGTGACGGAGAAGGAAACTAGATACACAGTAGACTTAGGCTCCAGTCCCTGCTCCTCTCTTGGATAACCTTAGGTAAAGCATTTCACCTCCTGAGCCTGTTTTCTCACCCATGACagggaaagaaaaagtgggcTAAATGACATGCAAGCTCTTACAGCTTTAACATTCTGTGACTCTGCATCAAActtcccctacccccacccaTCCTTTGCCAACTTCAAGCTCACCTGTCATCCAGGGAGCCATAGCCCTCAGTCATCTCTCGAACCACAGCTGTGTTCTTCCAGAACAACAGCTCCACAAAGGCTTTTTGGTTGACTGCGGCCAGTGCAAAGAATTTGCCCAGGATGTATTTGGCAAAAGTCACTAGCTCCTGTAGGAGAAGGAGGTTACTATGAGGCCTCTGGTCCAATGCAGACCCGAACCTGGCCCTCTAGGTATTTTCTCTATAGCTGTTCCCAGCTGCCCCCTCCTCACTCACTCTCTTCTGTCCTTCTCCATGCAGCTCCCTCAACCTGCCTGTCTACTTTCTCATTGTTTTCCCATCTCCCAGCCCTTGACACCTCTCAGCACCTTCTATCTCCTGAAGATTATTGATTTACCTGAGGGTTCCCATACCCTTCTAAACCCCCATTCCTTGTTACTCCCTCACTTTGTAGGCTCCAGCAGCAGGGTCACTAAGCAGACGATTGAAGAGGCAGAAGACTGACAGCTGAAAAAGTAGGGCTTCCATTTTGAGGTCATGGGCCAGCCGGTGCAGCATCTTCACAATGCAATGGTTAGTGTGAGCACTATTCTGCTGGTAGCTCCGCAGCAGCAGCACATAGGCTCGAACGACAGTTGAACATGCAAAGCTGCACCAAagcaaggagggagaggatgtCAGCATAAGGAAGACATAGCTCATCCTCAGAGCTGCAAAATCGCCACTCTAGGACCAACTCAGGCCTCTCAGCCCGCACCGTTTCAGGTAGTCCAGAAAATTAAATTCTTTCTCCGACACCTGGACCACTtgcaactcctcctcctcctcctcctcctcctcttcttcttcttcctctgtccCACATTCCTCTGGGCCTTGCTGCCCTACAGACAGAGGGAGGATTACTGAGTCTCTGTTATGTTGGTGCTAGAAAAGAGCTGGAAGGAGACAGACGTGAAAGGTGGAGACTTACGGGGAAGTGGAGCAGACAGGATTTGTTTCAGCAACTGGATCTCTTCCTCTGGAGAAATGTCTTGAGAGCCAAACACATCTCCTTCAGGCCACACCTCCCTGGAGCACAGACAGAAAAAAGGCTTTACCCAGGGGAAATCTGgctttaaatttataatttgaaGTAGAAGAAGGAATTTAGACATTTCTTTTGTTGGccagaaagaaaatgcaaactgTTACCTCAAATGAAACAAAGACCCCAGGGAAAATTTTCCTCATAAGCCACAACTCAATAAAAATCAGGTAAGAACAAAATGTAAACAATCTAAATGTTTGATACCTGGTTGAACAAATGTATGTATTCacacaatgttttttttttttttttttttagacagagtctcgctctgttgcccaggctggagtacagtggcacgatcttggctcactgcaagctccacctcccaggttcacgccattctcctgcctcagcctcccaagtagctgggactacaggcaaccggcaccacgcccagctaattttttgtattttcagtagagacggggtttcaccatgttagccaggatggtctcgatctcctgacctcatgatccgcccaccttggcctcccaaagtgctgggattacaggtgtgagccaccatgcccggcccacacaATGGTGTTTTAAAGCCATTAACAATTACAGAAACATATCTGATGAGAAATAATGCTCACAATATactgagaagagaaaaattactATAAATCAGCATGtacagtatttcatttttgtaaaacaaGGTATATATGATATTTTCACATGTAACGGAGGAAAAAAACCTCTGCATGGTTACTCATCAAAATGTTAATGATGCTTATCTTTGGCTAGTAGAATTAAAGTAAGTCCTCCCTTAATGTCTTCAATAGGTTCTTGGATACTGCCACTTTAAGTGAAACAATGTATAACAAAAccagttttttttctcttaatattatAAGAAACCTGCTGTAGGTCATTTCACTCAAAGTCGCAATTACCAAGGACTTATTGACGATGTCAAGTGAGGATTtgctttatctttatttttttctcaattagctatgcttttttaatgtttttcgaaaacaaacaaaaaaacccaacaaaccaATCAAAACGCCCCAGGAGTCAGTCGGTATAGAGTCCCAGAGCCTTGATGAGATGACTCTCTTTTGAAGACTGAGAACCCTGTACCACAGTGATGGCCTCCTCCTTCCCACAAAGCCCAAGAGGATAAGCAGCAGGGTTCTCACCGGGCAGACCTCAGGAGAGTCAGGGCCTGTGGGGCCTGGCCAGCCAGGAGACAGTCTTGGATCCGTACCATGGCTTCTGCCCGCTGCTCCTCCACTGGCACCTCTGAGGCCGCATCAAAGGGAACCATGGAGTCTATGCCGAGCTCAGGATTCTAGAGATGGATAAAGCTATGGGAGCGGAGGGAGTGGAAAACCCAGATTGTATACCCAGAGTACTATTCTCAAAAAAGACAGAGTGTCTGTAACCACCTACCTGGGCACAGCATTCCAGCTGCTCAGCCAGGGCAGGCCACATAGCCTCCAGTTCTTCTGGGCTAGATGGGACATTACCAGAAACAGTGGCCTGGTCTAggaccttcttcttcttccttctcttctttcgtTTGTTCTATGGGGAAAGAATTGTATTAGGATGTCAAGAGAGCTAAAGAGGCCTTTTCCCCATCAGTGTCTTTTCTATTACAAAACGAATTAACTGGACATTCACAGAGTGCCCATTATGTGCTATCCATTGGTAATAGAAAGCAATAGTGAACAGCATATTTCCTTCCCTTTGAGGAGCTTTTACTCTAGTGGtggagacaggaagtagaatggtaATTACATTAGAGTGTGGATAAGAGCTACAATGTGAGTAAGTATAAGATGCCATGGCAAAAATCCTGACCCATTTCCTGAGTTCAGAGGTTTGCCAAAAGCAGTGCTATCTCAAGAGGCCTATAGAATAAGCAGATGCTATGAGGATCAAATAAGACATATGGAAAAGCTTCATAAAATGCAAAGCACTATGTAAATAAAGCCTccaatttttttctcctgaaaagtaggatagccaggcgcagtggctcacacctgtagtcctaacactttgggaagcctaggcaggtggatcacttgaggtcaggagttcaagaccagcctgggcaacatagcgaaatgctgtctctacaaaaagtacaaaaattagccaggcatggtggtgtgtgcctgtactcccagctacttgggaggctgaggcaggagaatcgcttgggacTGGGAAgcagagggttgcagtgagctgagattgagccactgcactccagcttaagtAACAGAGCGACatcctgcagaaaaaaaaaaaagaaaagaaaagtaggagTGACTCAATACCCAAATCCTGCTTCTCCCAAGTCAGGGCTGTGAACCAGTCTTTGGTGTGGGTACTCAAAAGTCAAACAGGATGAACTGGGAGGCCCCTGAAGGTCATGTTCCATTAAAGAACTTACAATCAAACACACCAAATGTTAGGAGCATGAGTTTTAGAGTCCAGCAGATCTGGATTTGAGTATTGAATTAGTATTACTAACAAgactttggacaagttgcttaaccactttgggcacatgtGCTACTGTGAGGATTATATGAAAACAtcagcacagtgtctgacacatagtaagtgctcaataaatgatagtaCCTAGTATTACAGATAATAACACAGAACCCTGAGTGCAAAAAATACCCTTTAGCAAAGTCTCATTGGTACTACTGCATCTTTCAAATCCAGTTATGACAGAATTTTAACCTGTGGCAACTAGAATTATAGGAAGGTTCTGGTACAAaaatctggtttttgtttttgttttttttttgagacggagtcttgctctgtcgcccaggctggagtgcaatggtgtgatcctggctcactgcacactccgcctcccaggttcaagtgattctcccaacttcagcctcccaagaagctgggattacaggtgcgcaccaccatgcctggctaatttttgtatttttagtagagacagggttttgccatgctggccaggctggtctcgaactcctgacctaagtaatctgcccacctcagcctcccaaagtgccgggattacaggcatgagccaccgcgcctggcccaaaatcTGTTTATACAAAGCAAAGTCCCTGTGTTTCCAGGATACAAATTCCCTGGGGTTTTCATTTTgtcctggggtttttttttaatgtgaaccagtaactttatttttcagagatagggttttgctctcacccagactggagtgcaatgtcttaatcacagttcactgcaccctcaaactcctaagctccagtgatcctcgtgcctcagcctcctgagtagctgggactacaggtatgtgccaccttGCCGgtgaattgttttttgttttttttgagacagagtcttgctctgtggcccagactggagtgcagtggcatagcacaatcttggcctactgcaacctcggcctcctgggttcaagcaattcttatgcctcagcttcccaaatagctgggactacaggtgcgtgccatcatacccagctaatttttgtatttttagtagagaaggggaggctttgtcatgttgcccaggctggtctcaaactcctggcctcaaatgatccacccactgtggcctcccaaagtgctgggattacaggcaagagccactgtgcccagcctgtcctAGGCTTTTCACTTATTCCACTTTGGGTTCATGGACAACTGTTACAATCCCAACTTTATAGATCTGGAGACCGACACAAACAGCTTGAGCTTATTCCAATAATAACCAATACAGCACTAGATTCCAGACCTTCTAAAGTTCAATTTAAGGCTCTTTTAGTGTGCtgttgggacagagtctcactgtgtcacccaggctggagtgcagtggcatgatcttagctcactgcaatttccacctcctggattcaagtgattctgtttcagccttctgagcagcggagattacagatgtgcgctaccacgcctggctaatttttgtatttttagtagagacagggtttcaccatgttggccagctggtcttgaacccctgacctcaagtaatctgcccacctcggcctccccaactgcggggattataggtgtgtgccaccgtgcccggccgcaaCTTAAGGCTCTTTCCATTTCACCACAATGCTTTCAAGGTATAACCAGAAAATGCTACAGCATAATTATTAAACTCTAAAATTATGAATCCCCAGGGTTTTTGTACTTGGCACttggtaggtgttcaataaatgtttcctgACTGAACTAAAATATTTATGGCAGATCAGAGATTATTCTAATGGGAGAACGAAACTGTGGTAGACTCACACTGGCCAACACCCACAAACCTCTTGCTGTCATAGCTCAGAACAGGTTTAACAGATGAACTTAAGCTGTACAAACTGTGAGAAGAAAGCCTCCTTTCCTTGACTCTCCCTCACAGCTCTTTCTACGTCGTGGGGCTGCTCAGTACCTGCACCACCAGGTTCCCACGGCTCCGACAGAACCGCTCCAACATTTTGAGGAAGAGGTGGGTGGTCTCCACCAAGTCACGAAGGAAAGAACGGGGCTGGCATCTCTCATCAAACTTTCGAAAAAGTGTCAGGAATAGTTCTCGGTACTCCATCACATAGAAAATATTGTCTAGGAATGGGGAAGAGAAAAGGATGGAAGGGCTATTCTGGAAAGCCGGGAAAAGGAgagatggatgaagctgggaCTGGGAAGAATGAGATTCTCATCATGAGATGGGACAGGCTGGGATCGGGGACCAGGCCAGGGCCTCACTCTTGATGATGCGGCTGCTCTCCCTCACAGCCTCATCTGGGGATAAGTCCATCTCATTCACTGTTGCCAGCAGCTCCTGATAGGCCTTCAGAGCTAAGTGCATCCTGAGAGTTGAGGGGAAAAGGTGAAATGGAGGACAACTTAGGGCAATGGCCCATGGAAACAGCAACCTCCCAcggccaaaaaaaagaaaaaaaaaatgtgccaccCAAACCAAATTTCCCAGCCAGTCCTTGCTCTTCAGACTGACCACTTGAACCCTGAATCAGGGAAAAAGCACCAGCCAGAATTCAAGCATTCAGATCCCTAGCTCACTCTAACTCCAGTAACCATCCCACTCACCGGCGTGCCCAGGAGGCAGCTTCCTTGCGGTCAGTCAGCATCATCTCATAGTAGTTAGTGAGGTTCTGCTCAATGAAGTGGAAGGTGCGGACGCTGAGGGTCTCAGAAACCAGGCCTGGCCGGAAGGAGGCAGCTCGGTTGAAGGCCATGAAGAAAGCCAAGGCCCACATATAATAGGTCTCATCATGCTGCTGAGCTTTCTCCCGAAGCAGGTGATCCtaacagttaaaaaagaaaaaaaaaaaaagatcaccgTGACTTCAGGGCTTCCAACTTCTTCCTTCCTGTCCTATGATGATGGAATGGATGCTGCACACcattgtcataatttttttttttttgaggcggagtctcactctattgcccaggctggagtgcaatggcatgatctcggctcactgcaacttccagctcccaggttcaagcgattctcctgcctcagcctcccgggtagctaggattataggtgcccgtcaccatgcccagttaattttttttattttcagtagagatggggtttcaccatgttgcaggctggtctcaaacttctgacctcaggtgatacacctgccttgggctcccaaagtgttggtattacaggcgtgagccaccgcgcctgttttttttttcttttttttgacagtcttgctctgtcatgatgaggctggagtgcagtggtgtaatcttggctcactgcaacctctgcttcccaggttcaagtgattatcctgcctcaggttcccgagtaactgggactacaaatgcacaccatcatgccaccttttttttttgtatttttttccgtaaagatagggtttcaccatgc comes from the Macaca mulatta isolate MMU2019108-1 chromosome 11, T2T-MMU8v2.0, whole genome shotgun sequence genome and includes:
- the TIMELESS gene encoding protein timeless homolog isoform X2 — its product is MDLHMMNCELLATCSALGYLEGDTYHKEPDCLESVKDLIRYLRHEDETRDVRQQLGAAQILQSDLLPILTQHRQDKPLFDAVIRLMVNLTQPALLCFGSLPKEPSFRHHFLQVLTYLQAYKEAFASEKAFGVLSETLYELLQLGWEERQEEDNLLIERILLLVRNILHVPADLDQEKIDDDASIHDQLLWAIHLSGLDDLLLFLASSSAEQQWSLHVLEIVSLMFRDQNPEQLAGIGQGRLAQERSADVAELEVLRQREMAEKKTRALQRGNRHSRFGGSYIVQGLKSIGERDLIFHKGLHNLRNYSSDLGKQPKKVPKRRQAARELSIQRRSALNVRLFLRDFCSEFLENCYNRLMGSVKDHLLREKAQQHDETYYMWALAFFMAFNRAASFRPGLVSETLSVRTFHFIEQNLTNYYEMMLTDRKEAASWARRMHLALKAYQELLATVNEMDLSPDEAVRESSRIIKNNIFYVMEYRELFLTLFRKFDERCQPRSFLRDLVETTHLFLKMLERFCRSRGNLVVQNKRKKRRKKKKVLDQATVSGNVPSSPEELEAMWPALAEQLECCAQNPELGIDSMVPFDAASEVPVEEQRAEAMVRIQDCLLAGQAPQALTLLRSAREVWPEGDVFGSQDISPEEEIQLLKQILSAPLPRQQGPEECGTEEEEEEEEEEEEEELQVVQVSEKEFNFLDYLKRFACSTVVRAYVLLLRSYQQNSAHTNHCIVKMLHRLAHDLKMEALLFQLSVFCLFNRLLSDPAAGAYKELVTFAKYILGKFFALAAVNQKAFVELLFWKNTAVVREMTEGYGSLDDRSSSRRAPTWSPEEEARLRELYLAHKDVEGQDVVEAILAHLNTVPRTRKQIIHHLVQLGLADSVKDFQRKGTHIVLWTGDQELELQRLFEEFQDSDDVLGHIMKNITAKRSRARIVDKLLALGLVAERRELYKKRRKKLASSILPNGAESLKDFCQEDLEEEEKLPEEDSEEDEEGSSEAEEVQGSLVLSTENLGQSLHQEGFSTPLLWLQHCLIRAADDREEDGCSQAVPLVPLTEENEEAMENEQFQQLLRKLGVRPPASEQETFWRIPAKLSPTQLRRVAASLNQPEEEQKLQPELQPEVPGEEGSDEEHCKEHRPQALRALLLTHKKKGLASPEEEDTVGKEQLKTAPKKRQLLDSDEEQEDEGRNRAPELAAPRIQKKKRFQIEDDEDD
- the TIMELESS gene encoding protein timeless homolog isoform X1, which gives rise to MDLHMMNCELLATCSALGYLEGDTYHKEPDCLESVKDLIRYLRHEDETRDVRQQLGAAQILQSDLLPILTQHRQDKPLFDAVIRLMVNLTQPALLCFGSLPKEPSFRHHFLQVLTYLQAYKEAFASEKAFGVLSETLYELLQLGWEERQEEDNLLIERILLLVRNILHVPADLDQEKKIDDDASIHDQLLWAIHLSGLDDLLLFLASSSAEQQWSLHVLEIVSLMFRDQNPEQLAGIGQGRLAQERSADVAELEVLRQREMAEKKTRALQRGNRHSRFGGSYIVQGLKSIGERDLIFHKGLHNLRNYSSDLGKQPKKVPKRRQAARELSIQRRSALNVRLFLRDFCSEFLENCYNRLMGSVKDHLLREKAQQHDETYYMWALAFFMAFNRAASFRPGLVSETLSVRTFHFIEQNLTNYYEMMLTDRKEAASWARRMHLALKAYQELLATVNEMDLSPDEAVRESSRIIKNNIFYVMEYRELFLTLFRKFDERCQPRSFLRDLVETTHLFLKMLERFCRSRGNLVVQNKRKKRRKKKKVLDQATVSGNVPSSPEELEAMWPALAEQLECCAQNPELGIDSMVPFDAASEVPVEEQRAEAMVRIQDCLLAGQAPQALTLLRSAREVWPEGDVFGSQDISPEEEIQLLKQILSAPLPRQQGPEECGTEEEEEEEEEEEEEELQVVQVSEKEFNFLDYLKRFACSTVVRAYVLLLRSYQQNSAHTNHCIVKMLHRLAHDLKMEALLFQLSVFCLFNRLLSDPAAGAYKELVTFAKYILGKFFALAAVNQKAFVELLFWKNTAVVREMTEGYGSLDDRSSSRRAPTWSPEEEARLRELYLAHKDVEGQDVVEAILAHLNTVPRTRKQIIHHLVQLGLADSVKDFQRKGTHIVLWTGDQELELQRLFEEFQDSDDVLGHIMKNITAKRSRARIVDKLLALGLVAERRELYKKRRKKLASSILPNGAESLKDFCQEDLEEEEKLPEEDSEEDEEGSSEAEEVQGSLVLSTENLGQSLHQEGFSTPLLWLQHCLIRAADDREEDGCSQAVPLVPLTEENEEAMENEQFQQLLRKLGVRPPASEQETFWRIPAKLSPTQLRRVAASLNQPEEEQKLQPELQPEVPGEEGSDEEHCKEHRPQALRALLLTHKKKGLASPEEEDTVGKEQLKTAPKKRQLLDSDEEQEDEGRNRAPELAAPRIQKKKRFQIEDDEDD